The following proteins are encoded in a genomic region of Saccharomyces mikatae IFO 1815 strain IFO1815 genome assembly, chromosome: 9:
- the YVH1 gene encoding tyrosine protein phosphatase YVH1 (similar to Saccharomyces cerevisiae YVH1 (YIR026C); ancestral locus Anc_2.660) — protein MTDNTTLADEEVTRILGGIYLGGIRPIIDHKPLGAELNITHILSVIKFQVIPEYLIRKGYTLKNIPIDDDDVTDVLQYFDETNRFIDQCLFPNEVEYSPRLVNYKKKPQRGAVFIHCQAGISRSVTFVVAYLMYRYGLTLSMAMHAVKRKKANVEPNENFMEQLNLFEKMGGDFVNFDNPAYKQWKLKQSIKLDPSGSELVSNAGMFKDSESSQDLDKLTEAEKSKVTAVRCKKCRTKLALSTSFIAHDPPSKESSEGHFIKRAANSHRIIDIQESQANCSHFFIEPLKWMQPELQGKQELEGKFSCPGCSSKVGGYNWKGSRCSCGKWVIPAIHLQTSKVDQFPLQSTTLPNMVNFESEKINK, from the coding sequence ATGACAGATAATACAACTCTAGCCGATGAGGAAGTTACCAGAATATTAGGAGGCATATATCTCGGCGGAATTCGTCCCATTATTGACCACAAACCATTAGGTGCAGAATTAAATATCACTCATATTCTTTCCGTTATCAAGTTCCAAGTTATTCCCGAGTATCTAATAAGGAAGGGTTACACGCTAAAAAACATTCccattgatgatgatgatgtgACAGATGTACTGCAATATTTCGACGAAACTAACCGATTCATTGATCAGTGTTTGTTCCCAAATGAAGTTGAGTACTCGCCCAGATTGGTAAATTATAAGAAGAAACCACAACGTGGTGCTGTTTTCATTCATTGTCAAGCAGGGATTTCGAGATCTGTAACTTTCGTAGTGGCCTACTTAATGTACCGCTATGGATTAACACTATCAATGGCCATGCATGCTGTTAAGAGGAAGAAAGCGAATGTTGaaccaaatgaaaatttcatgGAACAATTAAATCTCTTTGAGAAAATGGGTGGGGATTTTGTTAACTTTGACAACCCTGCCTATAAGCAATGGAAGCTAAAGCAATCCATCAAGTTAGATCCATCAGGTAGTGAATTGGTTTCCAATGCTGGTATGTTTAAGGATTCAGAATCGTCGCAGGATCTGGATAAACTAACTGAAGCTGAGAAAAGCAAGGTTACCGCAGTGAGATGTAAGAAGTGCAGAACCAAACTGGCGTTATCCACATCATTTATTGCGCATGACCCGCCTAGTAAGGAATCATCAGAGGGacattttatcaaaagaGCTGCCAATTCTCATCGTATTATCGATATTCAAGAATCACAAGCGAATTGTtcgcatttttttatcgaACCTTTAAAATGGATGCAACCTGAACTGCAAGGCAAACAAGAGCTAGAAGGCAAGTTTTCATGCCCAGGCTGCTCTAGTAAAGTCGGTGGGTATAATTGGAAGGGATCTAGATGCAGTTGCGGTAAGTGGGTTATTCCCGCTATTCACTTGCAAACAAGTAAGGTAGACCAGTTTCCTTTACAATCCACCACTCTACCCAACATGGTTAATTTCgaatcagaaaaaataaataaataa
- the DAL1 gene encoding allantoinase (similar to Saccharomyces cerevisiae DAL1 (YIR027C); ancestral locus Anc_3.181a), with protein MPINAITSNNVIINGANKAATIVYSTESGTILDVLEGSVILEKSEITKYEIDTLENVSPCTILPGLVDSHVHLNEPGRTSWEGFETGTQAAISGGVTTVVDMPLNAIPPTINVENLRIKLKAAEGQMWCDVGFWGGLVPHNLPDLVPLVKAGVRGFKGFLLDSGVEEFPPVGKEYIEEALEILAEKDTMMMFHAEFSKVDEGEQQLEESHRKYSSFLSSRPDSFEIDAINLILECLRARDGPVPPVHIVHLASMKAVPLIRRARASGLPVTTETCFHYLCIAAEQIPDGATYFKCCPPIRSESNRQGLWDALHEGVISSVVSDHSPCTLELKKLQKGDFLDAWGGIASVGLGLPLMFTQGCSLVDIVTWCCENTAKQVGLSHQKGSIIPGYDADLVVFDTDSEHKITNSTVLFKNKLTAYDGMTVKGTVLKTILRGQVGYTNTNGVSKKPLGQTLLDSRR; from the coding sequence ATGCCCATCAATGCCATCACTTCCAACAATGTCATTATCAATGGTGCAAACAAGGCTGCAACTATTGTGTATTCGACAGAATCAGGAACGATTCTGGATGTTTTAGAAGGATCTGTGATTCTGGAGAAAAGTGAGATAACCAAATACGAAATAGATACGCTAGAGAACGTATCCCCATGTACAATTCTTCCGGGACTTGTGGATTCTCATGTTCACTTGAACGAGCCTGGGAGAACCAGTTGGGAAGGATTTGAAACGGGAACTCAAGCTGCCATTAGCGGTGGGGTCACAACGGTGGTTGATATGCCGCTAAATGCTATTCCTCCGACGATAAACGTTGAGAATTTGCGGATTAAATTGAAAGCTGCTGAGGGCCAAATGTGGTGCGATGTCGGGTTTTGGGGTGGACTTGTGCCACACAACTTGCCAGACCTAGTTCCGCTCGTTAAAGCAGGTGTTCGTGGGTTCAAAGGATTCTTGCTCGATTCGGGTGTGGAGGAGTTCCCCCCCGTTGGCAAGGAGTATATCGAAGAAGCATTAGAGATCTTAGCTGAGAAGGACACTATGATGATGTTTCATGCTGAGTTTTCCAAGGTAGACGAAGGCGAACAGCAGCTCGAGGAAAGTCATCGTAAGTATTCTTCGTTTTTATCTTCAAGACCGGATTCTTTTGAGATAGACGCCATCAATTTGATTCTCGAATGTTTGAGAGCCAGAGATGGCCCAGTACCTCCTGTACACATAGTTCATCTAGCGTCAATGAAAGCGGTTCCCTTGATCAGAAGGGCACGTGCTTCAGGATTACCTGTCACAACAGAAACGTGCTTCCACTATTTGTGTATTGCTGCAGAGCAAATCCCAGACGGAGCCACTTACTTTAAATGCTGTCCACCCATCCGTTCTGAATCTAACCGCCAGGGCCTCTGGGATGCATTGCATGAGGGAGTCATAAGCTCAGTAGTCAGTGACCATTCGCCTTGCACGCTGGAGTTGAAGAAGCTGCAAAAGGGTGATTTTCTTGATGCTTGGGGAGGAATCGCTTCTGTTGGACTGGGTTTGCCGTTGATGTTTACTCAGGGTTGCTCTCTAGTTGACATCGTCACATGGTGCTGCGAAAATACTGCCAAACAGGTGGGACTATCTCACCAGAAGGGCAGTATAATCCCCGGGTACGATGCTGACTTGGTAGTGTTTGATACTGATAGTGAGCACAAGATTACTAATTCAACCGTcctcttcaaaaacaaGTTAACCGCTTATGACGGAATGACGGTCAAGGGTACAGTCTTGAAAACTATACTAAGAGGCCAGGTGGGATATACGAATACCAACGGAGTGTCGAAGAAACCATTAGGCCAAACTTTGCTGGACTCCAGACGTTAA
- the DAL4 gene encoding allantoin permease (similar to Saccharomyces cerevisiae DAL4 (YIR028W)) yields MASDALSAIFSNPSRKNVQPSTSIVSYTNNNENDVIDVEDGRFNKNKNISTNVYVDNSSIEESEITPLPETKSFWSKIYYDYIVLDKTTLNVSLKESFLYNRDLKPVEEERRCWSWFNYLYFWLADCFNINTWQIAGTGLQLGLNWWQCWLTVWIGYTFAGVFVVLNSRIGSAYHLAFPITVRASFGIFFSMWPIINRVVMAIVWYAVQAWLGATPVALMLKSIFGKNLEDRIPNHFGSPNSTTFEFMCFFIFWVVSIPFVLVAPHKIRHLFTVKAALIPFAAFGFLIWALKKSHGKIELGSLNDSSPHGSEFSWIFVRSLMACIANFAALIINAPDFGRFAKNPQASLWPQLVAIPLFFAITCLIGIIVTAAGYHLYGVNYWSPLDVLGQFLETTYTRGTRAGVFLISFVFALAQLGTNISANSLACGADMTALFPRYINIRRGSLFCVAMALCICPWNLMASSSKFTSALGAYAIFLSSIAGVICSDYFVVRRGYVKLTHLFLAQKGSFYMFGNRFGVNWRAFVAYICGIAPNLPGFIGDVGAPKITVSEGAMRLYYLGYPVGFFISAVIYLTLCYFFPVPGTPVTNFLTEKGWFQRWAYVEDFEQDWKNELRRDDLCDDTISIYDSTDEKIVY; encoded by the coding sequence ATGGCTAGCGACGCTTTAAGTGCTATTTTCAGTAACCCTTCGAGGAAGAATGTTCAGCCCTCCACATCTATTGTATCTTACACtaacaataatgaaaatgatgttATAGACGTCGAGGACGGGAGATTtaacaagaacaaaaatatcagCACAAATGTCTATGTGGACAACTCTTCGATAGAGGAGAGCGAAATCACGCCATTGCCTGAAACGAAATCCTTCTGGAGTAAAATATACTATGACTACATTGTGTTAGATAAGACAACGTTGAATGTTTCGCTGAAAGAGTCCTTTTTGTATAACAGAGACTTGAAACcagttgaagaagagagaAGGTGCTGGTCCTGGTTCAACTACTTATACTTCTGGTTGGCAGACTGTTTCAATATTAATACGTGGCAAATTGCTGGTACAGGTCTACAATTAGGTCTGAATTGGTGGCAATGTTGGCTTACAGTTTGGATTGGTTATACTTTTGCAGGTGTTTTCGTGGTGTTGAACTCGAGAATTGGTTCTGCATATCACTTGGCCTTCCCCATTACTGTCAGGGCCTCGtttggtattttcttttccatgtGGCCGATTATAAATCGTGTTGTTATGGCTATAGTATGGTACGCAGTGCAAGCATGGTTAGGTGCTACACCTGTGGCGCTGATGCTGAAATCTATCTTTGGTAAGAATTTGGAAGATAGAATTCCAAACCATTTTGGTTCTCCAAATAGTACTACTTTCGAGTTCATGtgtttcttcatattttgGGTGGTCAGTATACCATTTGTTCTAGTGGCACCTCATAAAATTAGGCATCTGTTTACGGTAAAGGCAGCCTTAATCCCCTTTGCAGCCTTTGGATTCTTGATTTGggctttgaagaaatcgCACGGTAAAATTGAATTGGGGTCGCTAAATGATTCCTCACCTCATGGTTCCGAGTTTTCTTGGATATTCGTCAGATCCCTGATGGCCTGTATTGCCAACTTTGCTGCTTTGATTATCAACGCTCCTGATTTCGGTAGATTTGCCAAAAATCCTCAAGCATCTCTGTGGCCACAATTGGTTGCTATCCCATTATTCTTTGCTATCACCTGTTTGATTggtattattgttactgCAGCTGGTTATCATTTATATGGGGTCAACTATTGGTCACCCTTGGACGTCTTGGGTCAATTTTTGGAGACTACTTACACAAGAGGCACTAGAGCTGGTGTCTTTTTGATTTCCTTTGTATTTGCCCTAGCTCAATTAGGTACAAATATCTCTGCCAACTCATTGGCATGTGGTGCAGATATGACTGCTTTGTTTCCAAGATATATTAACATTAGAAGAGGCTCTCTATTCTGTGTGGCAATGGCTCTATGTATCTGTCCATGGAACCTGATGGCCAGCTCAAGTAAGTTCACCAGTGCTTTAGGAGCTTATGCAATTTTCCTTTCTAGTATTGCTGGTGTCATTTGCTCTGATTATTTTGTGGTAAGAAGAGGGTACGTGAAATTGACACATTTATTCCTGGCTCAAAAGGGCTCCTTCTACATGTTCGGAAATAGATTTGGTGTCAATTGGAGGGCTTTTGTTGCGTATATTTGCGGTATTGCACCAAATTTGCCGGGCTTTATAGGTGATGTGGGCGCCCCCAAAATTACAGTTTCAGAGGGTGCGATGAGACTATACTACCTAGGTTATCCAGTGGGTTTCTTCATTAGTGCAGTGATATACCTCACGTTGTGCTATTTTTTCCCAGTCCCAGGTACTCCGGTAACCAATTTCTTAACAGAGAAAGGCTGGTTCCAAAGATGGGCTTATGTTGAGGATTTTGAACAAGATTGGAAGAACGAATTGCGTAGAGATGATTTATGTGATGATACTATCAGTATCTATGATAGTACTGATGAAAAGATAGTTTACTGA
- the DAL2 gene encoding allantoicase (similar to Saccharomyces cerevisiae DAL2 (YIR029W); ancestral locus Anc_4.352a) produces MKFFDLSEEAEFKSIITSQNKAVDVIGSKLGGKVVSFSDEWFAAAENLLKPSDPICDRTKFVPSGAWYDGWETRRHNEMEYDWVIIKMGVAAAHIIGGEVDTAFFNGNQAPFVSVEALYDEGEEGNIVEDDSRWVEIVEKFECGPSQRHLFIRSNGLTEEKFTHIKLKMYPDGGIARFRLYGRVVPPELKTKNHVIDLAYVCNGAVALECSDQHFGSTDNLLLPGRGHDMSDGWETRRSREPGHADWVIIQLGRESTFIEKIIVDTAHFRGNFPQFISVEGCLKEPGSSGNIDEKTWVELVGKSKTGPDKEHVYEIRKNIRVSHVKLKIIPDGGVKRVRVWGY; encoded by the coding sequence ATGAAGTTCTTTGATTTATCTGAAGAAGCTGAATTCAAGTCAATAATCACTTCCCAAAACAAAGCAGTAGATGTTATAGGATCCAAGCTAGGTGGTAAAGTAGTTTCCTTTTCAGATGAATGGTTCGCCGCTGCCGAGAATTTACTTAAGCCAAGTGACCCAATATGTGATCGTACTAAATTTGTTCCCTCAGGAGCGTGGTACGATGGCTGGGAGACGAGAAGGCATAATGAGATGGAATACGACTGGGTTATCATCAAGATGGGAGTTGCTGCTGCCCACATTATTGGTGGTGAAGTCGACACtgcatttttcaatggtaaTCAAGCACCATTCGTTTCAGTTGAGGCGCTTTATGACGAGGGTGAAGAAGGTAATATAGTGGAGGATGACTCACGTTGGGTTGAGATTGTTGAGAAATTTGAATGTGGTCCTTCGCAAAGACACCTTTTCATCAGAAGTAACGGCCTTactgaagaaaagttcACTCACATCAAGCTTAAAATGTACCCTGATGGAGGGATTGCCAGATTTAGATTATACGGAAGAGTGGTTCCTCCAGAAttaaaaaccaaaaatcATGTAATTGATTTGGCTTATGTTTGCAATGGTGCTGTGGCTTTGGAATGTTCTGACCAACATTTTGGTTCAACTGATAACTTGTTGCTGCCAGGACGAGGTCATGATATGTCTGACGGCTGGGAAACCAGAAGGTCAAGAGAACCAGGCCATGCTGATTGGGTCATAATTCAACTTGGCAGAGAATCAAccttcattgaaaaaattattgtCGATACAGCACATTTTAGGGGGAACTTCCCACAGTTTATTAGTGTGGAAGGTTGCTTGAAGGAGCCAGGATCAAGTGGtaacattgatgaaaaaacatGGGTAGAACTAGTTGGAAAGTCAAAGACGGGACCTGACAAAGAGCATGTGTATGAGATACGTAAGAATATAAGAGTCTCTCATGTCAAATTAAAGATTATTCCAGACGGTGGAGTGAAAAGAGTAAGAGTTTGGGGGTACTAA
- the DCG1 gene encoding Dcg1p (similar to Saccharomyces cerevisiae DCG1 (YIR030C); ancestral locus Anc_1.21a) — protein METKILVVNPNSSKTMTDSLQETIEKTFSKESFKISYFTGPDASPRQIDGEETSIESMKACLPLIVDDQESVYYFQNFDGILIACFSDHPLVTEIKYRAAKEKSNVSVVGLLDSSIHYCDLIGKRFSIITSNKEWIPILNNSVESKFLTRNTIDKNLWKGTVSTDLQVLDLHSPKNFQQIADIICEENIRKLDSEIVILGCAGFSGLQNKLAKRFEKDGILFLDTIEIGLEILITMIKFIKSQYK, from the coding sequence AtggaaacaaaaatacTTGTCGTCAATCCTAATAgttcaaaaacaatgacTGATTCCTTGCAGGAAACCATTGAAAAGACTTTCTCAAAGGAATCATTTAAAATCAGTTACTTCACAGGACCGGATGCCTCACCACGGCAGATCGATGGCGAGGAAACAAGTATTGAAAGTATGAAGGCCTGTCTTCCCCTCATAGTTGATGATCAGGAATCGGTTTATTACTTTCAGAATTTTGATGGGATATTGATCGCCTGTTTCTCCGACCATCCTTTGGTGACAGAGATAAAATATAGGGCCGCTAAAGAAAAGAGCAATGTCTCGGTTGTTGGATTATTAGATAGCAGCATCCATTATTGCGACTTGATCGGAAAGAGGTTTTCTATTATCACTTCAAATAAAGAATGGATCCCCATATTGAATAATTCTGTAGAATCGAAATTTTTGACAAGGAACacaattgataaaaatctGTGGAAAGGTACTGTATCCACTGACCTACAGGTCCTCGACTTGCATAGcccaaaaaattttcagcaaATTGCGGATATTATTTGCGAGGAGAATATTAGAAAGCTTGATTCAGAGATTGTAATATTGGGTTGTGCAGGGTTCTCAGGGTTACAAAATAAACTCGCAAAAAGATTCGAAAAGGATGGTATATTGTTTTTGGATACGATTGAAATCGGTTTGGAGATTTTAATTACTATGATAAAGTTCATTAAATCACAATATAAATAG
- the DAL7 gene encoding malate synthase DAL7 (similar to Saccharomyces cerevisiae DAL7 (YIR031C)) produces the protein MVKISLDNTALYADIDATPQFEPSKTTVADILTKDALEFIVLLHRTFNARRKELLANRSDLQSKLDSGEYRFDFLSETEQIRNDPTWQGAIPAPGLINRSSEITGPPLRNMLVNALNAEVTTYMTDFEDSSSPTWENMIYGQVNLYDAIRNQIDFKTPRKEYKLKDDISRLPTLIVRPRGWHMVEKHLYVDDEPISASIFDFGLYFYHNAKELVKIGKGPYFYLPKMEHHLEVKLWNDIFCVAQDFIGMPRGTIRATVLIETLPAAFQMEEIIYQIRQHSSGLNCGRWDYIFSTIKKLRNLPEHVLPNRDQVTMTSPFMDAYVKRLINTCHRRGVHAMGGMAAQIPIKDDPKANEIAMNKVRNDKIREMKNGHDGSWVAHPALAPICNEVFSNMGTANQIYFVPDVNVKSSDLLNTKIQDAQVTVEGIRVNLDIGLQYMEAWLRGSGCVPINHLMEDAATAEVSRCQLYQWVKHGVVLSDTGDKVTPELTAKILDEETTKLASTSPLGEKNKFALAAKYFLPEVTGKIFSDFLTTLLYDEVIKPNAKPIDLSKL, from the coding sequence ATGGTGAAGATTAGCTTGGATAACACTGCTTTGTATGCGGACATAGACGCAACCCCTCAATTTGAACCCTCCAAAACTACCGTGGCTGATATTTTAACCAAAGATGCCTTGGAATTCATCGTTTTGCTACATAGAACTTTCAATGCAAGACGTAAAGAACTTTTAGCTAACAGAAGCGATTTACAGTCAAAATTGGACTCTGGCGAATATCGATTTGATTTCTTGTCTGAAACTGAACAAATCAGAAATGATCCTACTTGGCAAGGTGCTATCCCTGCTCCGGGCTTAATCAACAGATCCAGTGAGATTACTGGACCACCATTGAGAAATATGTTGGTTAACGCTTTGAACGCAGAAGTGACAACATACATGACCGATTTCGAGGATTCATCATCTCCAACTTGGGAGAATATGATTTATGGCCAAGTTAATCTTTACGATGCCATCAGAAATCAGATCGACTTCAAAACTCCAAGAAAGGAGTACAAGCTGAAGGATGACATTTCAAGACTGCCTACTTTGATCGTTAGACCTCGTGGCTGGCATATGGTGGAGAAGCACCTTTATGTAGATGATGAACCAATTAGTGCCTCTATATTTGATTTTGGTTTATATTTTTACCATAACGCTAAAGAGTTGGTTAAAATTGGTAAGGGCCCTTACTTTTACTTACCAAAAATGGAGCACCACCTAGAAGTAAAACTATGGAATGACATCTTCTGCGTTGCTCAAGATTTCATTGGTATGCCACGTGGTACTATTAGAGCTACTGTTCTGATCGAAACTTTGCCAGCAGCTTTCCAAATGGAAGAGATTATTTATCAAATAAGACAGCATTCTAGTGGTCTAAATTGTGGTCGTTGGgattatatattttcaacGATTAAGAAATTGAGAAACTTGCCTGAACACGTTTTGCCTAATAGAGACCAAGTGACTATGACTTCACCATTTATGGATGCTTATGTTAAAAGATTGATCAATACGTGTCACCGTAGAGGTGTTCACGCAATGGGTGGTATGGCTGCACAGATCCCTATCAAGGATGATCCAAAGGCTAATGAAATTGCTATGAACAAGGTTCGTAATGACAAGATCAGAGAAATGAAGAACGGACATGACGGGTCATGGGTTGCACACCCTGCATTGGCACCAATCTGTAATGAGGTTTTCAGTAACATGGGTACAGCCAACCAAATATACTTTGTTCCTGATGTGAATGTTAAATCATCCGATTTATTGAACACAAAGATCCAAGATGCACAAGTCACAGTTGAGGGAATTAGAGTTAACTTAGACATTGGCTTGCAATATATGGAGGCTTGGTTGAGGGGATCTGGTTGTGTGCCAATTAATCACTTAATGGAAGATGCCGCTACTGCAGAAGTGTCGCGTTGTCAATTGTACCAATGGGTTAAACATGGTGTTGTTTTAAGTGATACTGGTGATAAAGTAACACCGGAATTGACCGCCAAGATATTGGATGAGGAGACCACAAAATTGGCTTCAACAAGTCCACTAggtgaaaagaataagttCGCCTTGGCAGCTAAGTACTTTTTGCCTGAAGTTACCGGTAAAATTTTTAGCGATTTCTTGACCACTTTATTGTATGATGAAGTCATTAAGCCAAATGCTAAACCAATTGACTTAAGTAAATTATAG
- the DAL3 gene encoding ureidoglycolate hydrolase (similar to Saccharomyces cerevisiae DAL3 (YIR032C); ancestral locus Anc_8.594a) encodes MVTVIAETLTIESFKEYGTIISPDEEISRLHSLEKGANQGTAIKLLQVSRVENGSTKEAPNWNLFRCFPQPHLNRAFAQGSNQGISHSIKVLEKHPCSSQTFVPMGRASAEVAYLVVVAKEFENKPDLSTLRAFTCLGNQAVTYGIGVWHAPMIVLGKQEHLDFAVLIYESLEQEKPEKDCVEVHYNDGDIYITV; translated from the coding sequence ATGGTGACAGTAATTGCAGAGACATTGACGATAGAGTCGTTCAAGGAATATGGAACGATTATCTCGccagatgaagaaatatcGAGACTTCACAGTCTCGAGAAAGGTGCGAACCAGGGGACTGCAATCAAACTGCTTCAAGTAAGCCGGGTAGAGAACGGGTCTACTAAAGAAGCTCCTAATTGGAACTTATTCCGTTGCTTCCCACAACCACACCTGAATAGAGCGTTCGCTCAAGGCTCTAATCAGGGAATTTCTCATTCGATTAAAGTACTTGAAAAACATCCGTGTAGTTCGCAGACGTTTGTGCCCATGGGGAGGGCGTCCGCTGAAGTAGCATACTTGGTAGTAGTCGCTaaggaatttgaaaataaaccGGACTTGTCTACGTTGAGGGCCTTTACGTGTTTAGGTAATCAAGCTGTCACCTATGGCATAGGCGTCTGGCATGCGCCCATGATAGTGCTTGGCAAGCAAGAGCATTTGGACTTTGCAGTCTTGATCTACGAAAGCCTAGAGCAAGAGAAGCCCGAGAAGGACTGTGTGGAAGTACACTATAACGATGGTGACATTTATATCACCGTCTAG